The genomic region GCGTGATGAAATTATGGAAGAACTACTTCGCAGCTATTTAGCGATTGATTCAGAGGATAAATAGTGAGAATACTGGGATTAGATGTTGGTTCAAAAACGGTTGGCGTCGCAGTTAGTGATTTAATGGGGTGGACGGCACAAGGCGTAGAAATCATTCCTATTAATGAAGCTGTAGGTCAATTTGGTTTTGAACGGTTAAAAGAACTGATTACAATCTATGAAGTTGATAAAATTGTGATCGGCTTACCAAAAAATATGAATAATTCCATTGGTCCTCGCGCCGAAGCGTCACTGACTTATGGTAGAATGGTAGAAGAAACATTTGGTTTGCCCGTTGATTTTGTCGATGAACGTTTAACAACAGTTCAAGCAGAGAAAATGTTAGTTAACGAAGGAAATGTTTCGCGTAAAAAACGTAAAAAAGTAATCGATAAACTTGCTGCGGTTATTTTGTTACAAAATTATTTAGACTCACAATAAAAATTAAAGAGGTGTCAATATGACAGAACATGAACATCACGATCACGAGCATCATGATCACGACCATATTACAATTGTAGATGAACAAGGTAATGAAGAACTACACGAAATCCTATTTACATTTGAATCTGAAGATTTTGGAAAATCTTATGTTTTACTTTACCCAGCAGGAATCCCTGAAGGGGAAGAGATTGAACTTCAAGCATTTTCATATATAGAAAATGAAGATGGTACCGAAGGTGATTTAAAACCAATCGAGACGGATGCAGAATGGGAAATGATTGAAGAAGTATTGAACACATTTATGACAGATGAAGAGAACGAAGAAGACTAAACAGTCACCCTATAAAGCCAGGAGAAATCCTGGCTTTTGTTCTGGCTAAAGTGGGAGTAAAAGTTCAAAAAAAAAGTTTTTCATGTATAATGATTTGAGTTATACGTAGTAAATGTTTTCAATCATGATGAATAAGGGGGTTAAAATTTGGTGAGGAAGTTGACCAAGCAACCTAAAGATAATTCAGACGTTACAAATAATTTTAGTGAAGAAAGAGAAAAAGAAAAATCACTCATTCGTAAAATTGTTTTTTCAATTGTATTTGTAGGTCTTTTACTTGTTTTGATAGTTGGGTTAGTCGGTTATAATTATGTATCCAGATCTTTGGAACCTTATAATCTTGAAGAGACTGATTTAATTGAGGTAGAAATCCCACTAGGGACAACGACCAAAGGCATTGCTGAGATAATGGAAGAAAAAGAGCTTGTAAATGATGCGACTGTTTTCAATTATTATATGAAAACCCAGAATGTGGATGAATTCCAAGCGGGCTTTTACCAAGTAGCACCGGCAATGACCTTGGATGAAATCATTTCAGTTTTGGAAAAGGGTGGAACCTCATCACCAACAGCGGATGACCATAAAATTTTAATTCGTGAGGGAGCAACTGTAGAAGAGATAGCTGACGAATTTGCAGAAAAAACTGAATATACAAAAAATGACTTTATTAAAACTGTAAATGATAAAGAATTTTTAAAATCGCTAATGAAAGAATACCCAAATGTTATAACGGAAGCTTTAAAAAATAAAGATATCAAATATAAACTTGAGGGCTACTTATTTCCAGCTACTTATGATTATTTGACCGAATACACACCAGAAGATATGATTGCGATGATGGTCGAAAAAACAGATGAGGTATTAATGAATTATCAAACGCAAATCGATGCTAGTGATTATTCCCTGCATGAACTCTTAACCTTAGCTTCACTAGTTGAAAAAGAAGGCGTTGTTTACGAGGACCGTCAAAAAATAGCGGATGTCTTTTTCAATCGACTAGAAAAAGATATGCCGATTCAATCAGA from Jeotgalibaca dankookensis harbors:
- the ruvX gene encoding Holliday junction resolvase RuvX is translated as MRILGLDVGSKTVGVAVSDLMGWTAQGVEIIPINEAVGQFGFERLKELITIYEVDKIVIGLPKNMNNSIGPRAEASLTYGRMVEETFGLPVDFVDERLTTVQAEKMLVNEGNVSRKKRKKVIDKLAAVILLQNYLDSQ
- a CDS encoding DUF1292 domain-containing protein, with the protein product MTEHEHHDHEHHDHDHITIVDEQGNEELHEILFTFESEDFGKSYVLLYPAGIPEGEEIELQAFSYIENEDGTEGDLKPIETDAEWEMIEEVLNTFMTDEENEED
- the mltG gene encoding endolytic transglycosylase MltG, with the translated sequence MRKLTKQPKDNSDVTNNFSEEREKEKSLIRKIVFSIVFVGLLLVLIVGLVGYNYVSRSLEPYNLEETDLIEVEIPLGTTTKGIAEIMEEKELVNDATVFNYYMKTQNVDEFQAGFYQVAPAMTLDEIISVLEKGGTSSPTADDHKILIREGATVEEIADEFAEKTEYTKNDFIKTVNDKEFLKSLMKEYPNVITEALKNKDIKYKLEGYLFPATYDYLTEYTPEDMIAMMVEKTDEVLMNYQTQIDASDYSLHELLTLASLVEKEGVVYEDRQKIADVFFNRLEKDMPIQSDISILYSLGSHNEYVTIKDTEVDSPYNLYLNKGIGPGPFNNPSEESIKAVLNPVETDFLYFLADLETGKVYFSKNFEEHLEYQEKYVKDPDDESNSE